In Sphingobacterium sp. PCS056, the following proteins share a genomic window:
- the thiM gene encoding hydroxyethylthiazole kinase: MEKKLWQHIIQVRNTSPLIHNITNYVVMNNTANALLAVGASPIMAHAKPEVEAMVTLSHALVINIGTLDEYWSESMFMASKKADSIQKPWVLDPVGAGATSYRDTVLNQLLLFKPTVIRGNASEIIALAKTADVVTKGVDSTVISTEAIEAARNLHAKSGAIICISGETDIIISHNTCIYLKNGNAMMTKVTGLGCTASALIAAFIAAVENKTEAVAAAMSLLSIAGELAAKESAGPASLQTHILDKLYNITEHEFLTHLKITQS; the protein is encoded by the coding sequence ATGGAAAAAAAACTCTGGCAACACATCATTCAGGTAAGAAATACCTCGCCTCTTATTCACAATATCACGAACTATGTTGTGATGAATAATACCGCCAATGCACTGTTGGCAGTGGGTGCATCACCGATCATGGCACACGCCAAACCTGAGGTCGAAGCAATGGTAACGCTATCGCATGCACTGGTCATCAACATCGGTACGCTGGACGAGTACTGGAGCGAATCCATGTTCATGGCATCTAAAAAAGCAGATTCAATCCAGAAACCTTGGGTTTTAGATCCTGTAGGTGCAGGTGCGACCTCCTACCGCGATACTGTTTTAAATCAACTGTTGCTTTTTAAGCCTACCGTCATCAGAGGGAATGCTTCTGAAATCATTGCTCTTGCAAAAACAGCAGATGTGGTGACAAAAGGGGTAGATAGTACCGTGATCAGTACCGAGGCTATTGAGGCTGCTCGCAATCTACACGCCAAATCAGGCGCAATCATATGTATTTCAGGTGAAACAGATATCATTATCAGCCACAACACATGTATATACCTAAAGAATGGGAATGCGATGATGACCAAGGTGACCGGATTAGGTTGTACTGCATCGGCCCTGATCGCGGCATTTATTGCTGCGGTTGAAAATAAAACGGAAGCTGTTGCTGCTGCAATGAGTTTACTGAGCATAGCAGGAGAATTAGCCGCAAAAGAAAGTGCTGGCCCCGCAAGTCTGCAGACCCATATTCTGGACAAGCTCTATAACATTACCGAACACGAATTTCTTACCCATTTAAAAATCACCCAATCATGA
- the thiE gene encoding thiamine phosphate synthase — protein MNLHPSFPYPLYLVISEKDCRGRDFLYVAEQAIRGGVDIIQLREKEITTKEFIYKALKLKEITDKYHIPLIINDHAEVAEKISAAGIHVGNRDIAPAVLRRVHAFESKTIGYSIEYLHQLDDENTAVADYLGVSPIFNTKTKTDTVTEWGLNGLAMIRSRTDKPLVAIGNVRLENASAIVKAGADSLAVVSAICGADHPEQAAYAIKNELLK, from the coding sequence ATGAACCTGCACCCCTCATTTCCTTATCCACTTTATTTAGTGATCTCGGAAAAGGACTGCCGAGGACGTGATTTCCTTTATGTAGCTGAACAGGCAATACGTGGAGGTGTGGATATAATTCAACTGCGTGAAAAAGAGATCACGACTAAAGAGTTTATTTATAAAGCCCTGAAATTGAAAGAGATTACCGATAAATATCATATCCCACTGATCATCAATGATCATGCTGAAGTAGCTGAAAAAATAAGTGCTGCTGGAATCCATGTCGGAAATCGGGATATCGCTCCTGCTGTACTGCGACGTGTACATGCTTTTGAAAGCAAAACAATTGGCTATTCCATAGAATATCTCCATCAATTGGATGATGAAAACACCGCTGTAGCAGATTATTTAGGCGTCAGCCCCATATTTAATACGAAAACAAAAACAGATACCGTAACGGAATGGGGCTTGAACGGATTAGCAATGATCCGTTCTCGTACAGATAAGCCCTTAGTTGCAATCGGAAATGTACGATTGGAAAATGCATCAGCAATCGTTAAAGCGGGTGCCGATTCGTTAGCAGTCGTCTCCGCGATCTGTGGTGCTGACCATCCAGAGCAAGCCGCTTATGCAATTAAAAATGAACTATTAAAATGA
- the thiD gene encoding bifunctional hydroxymethylpyrimidine kinase/phosphomethylpyrimidine kinase — translation MKQYTYPSVLTIAGFDGSGGAGIQADIKTFSALGCYATSVLTALPVQNTQGVQKIYPIPIAAVSDQIAAILDDIMPAAIKIGMVHTPQLVETIATSLSHYPKIPIVFDPVMVATSGHTLIEADTIQTIMDRLFPIADIITPNMDEAALLAGIDVKNLDDMHQAAKIIQTLGCKHVLVKGGHQQTATLTSLFFEENGQYTAFETKKFATKNTHGSGCTLSSAIAAYLARGENFHTAVALAQDYIYEAIKHGKDVVIGKGNGPLNHFFNPDKLIKNELV, via the coding sequence ATGAAACAATACACCTATCCTTCGGTGCTCACCATTGCTGGTTTTGACGGTAGTGGCGGAGCTGGCATTCAGGCCGACATTAAAACCTTTTCAGCACTGGGCTGCTATGCGACGTCAGTCCTTACTGCTCTGCCGGTGCAAAATACACAAGGAGTCCAAAAAATATATCCCATTCCGATAGCAGCTGTATCCGACCAGATCGCCGCGATCTTAGATGATATTATGCCTGCTGCTATTAAAATAGGCATGGTCCATACCCCCCAACTGGTGGAGACCATCGCGACTTCTTTAAGTCATTATCCAAAGATCCCGATCGTCTTTGATCCTGTCATGGTGGCGACAAGTGGTCATACACTTATTGAGGCAGATACCATCCAAACCATCATGGACAGGCTATTTCCAATAGCCGACATCATCACTCCAAATATGGACGAAGCTGCACTACTGGCTGGCATTGATGTAAAAAATCTGGACGATATGCATCAGGCGGCAAAGATTATTCAGACCCTAGGCTGTAAACATGTTCTTGTTAAAGGAGGACATCAACAAACGGCTACCTTAACCTCATTATTTTTTGAAGAAAATGGCCAGTACACAGCCTTTGAAACGAAAAAATTTGCGACAAAAAATACACATGGATCGGGTTGCACACTTTCCTCAGCTATCGCCGCTTACTTGGCACGTGGAGAAAATTTTCATACCGCAGTAGCATTAGCGCAAGATTATATCTACGAAGCTATTAAACATGGAAAAGATGTCGTAATCGGAAAAGGCAATGGCCCTCTTAACCACTTTTTTAACCCTGATAAATTAATTAAAAATGAATTGGTCTGA
- the tenA gene encoding thiaminase II, whose translation MNWSEIAWNQIENNYQSILEMPFITELAAGNLPIHKFQFYMAQDSLYLEHFGRALALIAARAHDVDTTLHYIKYAETAIVVENALHHAYFQDFGLTEKGTMGPVCHHYIHFLKSTAALDAVEIAMAAVLPCFWIYKKVGDHILNEVNSSNHPYQKWIDTYGGEDFAIAVQQAIDLCDKAAAEASPAIREKMTEAFITASKMEYYFWEAAYDIKSWM comes from the coding sequence ATGAATTGGTCTGAAATCGCTTGGAATCAAATTGAAAATAACTATCAGTCTATTTTAGAAATGCCCTTTATTACTGAACTAGCTGCTGGAAATCTACCTATACATAAATTTCAGTTCTATATGGCGCAAGATTCCCTCTATCTGGAACACTTCGGAAGAGCATTAGCACTGATCGCAGCTCGGGCACATGATGTAGATACTACTTTACACTATATCAAGTATGCGGAGACAGCGATTGTGGTCGAAAATGCCCTGCATCATGCATACTTTCAGGATTTTGGTTTAACCGAAAAGGGAACGATGGGGCCCGTATGTCATCATTATATTCACTTTTTAAAAAGCACGGCAGCACTAGATGCCGTTGAAATCGCTATGGCCGCGGTACTCCCCTGCTTTTGGATCTATAAAAAAGTCGGTGATCATATCCTCAATGAGGTGAACAGCAGCAATCATCCGTACCAAAAATGGATCGATACCTATGGTGGTGAAGACTTTGCTATTGCCGTCCAGCAAGCCATTGATCTGTGCGACAAGGCGGCAGCGGAAGCATCACCAGCCATTAGAGAAAAGATGACCGAAGCTTTTATTACTGCTTCAAAAATGGAATATTATTTCTGGGAAGCGGCATATGATATCAAAAGTTGGATGTAA
- a CDS encoding GNAT family N-acetyltransferase produces MMEIKILCLADINDQIAEEIAALFKQLSPQKKQLPLTEILKDENPISFVYCLIDQHVAGIASICTYQVISGSKGWIEDVVVNEQYRGRGIGKKLIEKILEIGHQKKLKEILLYTEDHREAALNLYQGIGFQAKESKIYYIKNEQV; encoded by the coding sequence ATGATGGAAATAAAAATTTTATGCTTAGCGGACATCAATGATCAAATTGCCGAAGAGATAGCAGCGCTTTTTAAACAGCTCAGTCCTCAAAAAAAACAATTACCATTAACTGAAATATTGAAGGATGAAAATCCCATATCATTCGTTTACTGTTTAATTGATCAGCATGTAGCAGGGATAGCTAGTATATGTACTTATCAAGTAATTTCGGGTAGCAAAGGATGGATCGAGGACGTGGTGGTGAATGAGCAATATAGAGGTAGAGGTATCGGAAAAAAACTCATTGAAAAAATATTAGAAATTGGCCATCAGAAAAAGCTTAAGGAGATTTTACTCTACACAGAAGATCATCGCGAAGCCGCTTTAAACCTTTATCAAGGTATCGGCTTTCAAGCTAAAGAAAGCAAAATTTATTATATTAAAAATGAACAGGTTTAA
- a CDS encoding SGNH/GDSL hydrolase family protein gives MYRICISILLLSFFSCMAQQKTQTFSADHPAITYTGRIDFSDPKLPTFYAPGVYFEFDYEGSYCDITLIDEALYGKNHNYISILIDQEPVQRLKLASKENKIRIGEKLAAGRHHVLICKGTEANIGSLALKNIQAEQIYKSLDHTTRKIEFYGNSITCGTGSNLSIPCGTGEWSDQHDAYAAYGPILARSLHAKWQLTSYSGIGLMHSCCDLKFTMPDIYDKINLRDNRINWNFSTYQPDLVCVTLGQNDGFQPAELFIKNYIDFLKKLRQKYPKAEILCLSSPMADPELKSYFALQLPEIVKRADDTNINYYLFQKSYNSGCDSHPDAKEHVQIAQELEHAILKQYNWKK, from the coding sequence ATGTATAGAATTTGTATCAGTATCCTATTGTTATCTTTTTTCTCCTGTATGGCACAGCAAAAAACACAAACTTTTTCTGCTGACCACCCTGCAATTACTTATACTGGAAGAATTGATTTTTCAGATCCTAAATTGCCCACTTTCTATGCTCCTGGGGTGTACTTTGAGTTCGATTACGAAGGATCCTATTGTGACATTACACTTATCGATGAAGCATTATATGGAAAAAATCATAATTACATCAGTATACTCATCGATCAGGAACCGGTGCAACGATTGAAGCTTGCCTCGAAGGAAAATAAAATACGGATTGGTGAAAAGCTTGCTGCAGGTCGACATCACGTATTGATCTGTAAAGGAACAGAAGCAAATATAGGGTCCCTAGCACTAAAGAATATCCAAGCAGAACAGATTTACAAATCATTGGACCATACGACCCGAAAAATCGAATTTTATGGCAATTCCATCACCTGTGGGACTGGCTCCAACCTCAGCATTCCCTGCGGCACTGGAGAATGGTCTGACCAGCACGATGCCTATGCAGCGTATGGCCCCATTTTAGCACGTAGTCTCCATGCAAAATGGCAGTTGACATCATACTCAGGAATAGGTCTTATGCATTCGTGTTGTGATCTAAAATTTACAATGCCTGATATTTATGATAAAATAAATTTACGCGACAATCGCATCAATTGGAACTTTTCCACTTATCAACCCGATTTAGTCTGTGTGACACTTGGACAGAATGATGGTTTTCAACCTGCTGAATTATTTATAAAGAATTATATTGACTTTCTAAAGAAGCTACGTCAAAAATATCCTAAAGCAGAAATTTTATGTTTAAGCAGCCCAATGGCAGATCCGGAACTTAAATCCTATTTTGCCTTACAATTACCTGAAATTGTGAAGCGTGCAGATGACACGAACATCAACTATTATCTCTTTCAAAAATCTTACAATTCTGGATGCGACAGCCATCCTGATGCGAAGGAACATGTGCAGATCGCACAAGAACTGGAGCATGCTATCCTAAAACAATATAACTGGAAAAAATAG
- a CDS encoding SusC/RagA family TonB-linked outer membrane protein, with protein MLNILQRSLLTVGFFTLCLHSAYAQQSGNRVITGIVQNAEGQKLPGVNVTVKGTNTVAATDSQGKYTITIPSNAKSLVFSFVGSKAQEVTIADKNTINISLEPFSNTLDELVVIGYGSVRKANVTSSISSISEKDFKDQPVAGIDQALQGKVAGVTVTNNGGQPGGGVSVKVRGITSVNGTEPLYVIDGVPILTSTNSVSQDQLGGKGGQTEQSVLATLNPNDILSIDILKDASAQAIYGSLGANGVILVTTKKGKAGEGKFTYDGYYGIQQVAKKLNIMNLPQYATYYNSLIPEVFKASGTALNEIGELKDPTILGKGTDWQDALFQTGHTSNHQLAFSGGHNKTSYYFSLNSFDQKGTIIGSDFNRLASRFALDQEVKPWLKAGITANLSRSNQGITLTDGVETPTAIVLYNSPATPIKDANGNYITTSSLGNNTFGNANGNPIATALLREVNAIQNKAFGNIYAELKFTDYLTLRNEVNYDFQLAENTAFQPKIDNQNTGQSILSPSKLREDRNTSHFWALRNFLNFNKGFGAKHWVSAVLGHEAQESHYNGHYISAIDLDQNIKSINAGTVVPSGTNSTTSSWAMESYFGRASYTFDNKYAISGSLRRDGASSFGENRKHGTFTAISGAWTVTSEKFAKNWNAIDYLKFRVGYGTVGNQNSPVQNAYSTNIRLFPISPFGKGGIPANVGNPNLGWESVKTTNAGFDLTLLKKKLEITVDVYNKVTTDMILSTTLPVFAGLDPNPPYNAYKEIEPPVTNAGKMSNKGIDIGITSYNIQRDNFTWKTSVVFSHYKNKLVSLNSENALLRGVEQDFTGSTSVVNITRAGHAVGTFYGYVTDGLFRSMDELNNGTDWGLAVGPTGLYLGDVRYKDLNGDGKIGSEDVTTIGDPNPTFNYGITNNFTYKNFDVSIFLQGVQGSKIFNWTKKYTESLSNPFLNQSADVLNRYTESNPNASIPRFVNQWHSNNTKNSDRYIEDGSYLRIQNIAIGYNLPERWMKSVKASSARIYLSAQNLYTFTKYSGYDPEIGSFNKSVLSQNVDNGHYPNPRTFTIGANIQF; from the coding sequence ATGTTAAACATTCTACAAAGATCCCTACTTACAGTGGGCTTTTTTACATTATGTCTCCATTCTGCTTATGCCCAACAATCCGGAAATCGGGTAATCACAGGTATAGTCCAAAATGCAGAGGGACAAAAACTTCCTGGCGTCAACGTTACGGTAAAGGGGACCAATACCGTTGCCGCGACAGATAGTCAAGGAAAATATACCATCACGATCCCATCAAACGCTAAGAGTTTAGTGTTTTCCTTTGTCGGTTCCAAAGCTCAAGAAGTTACTATTGCAGATAAAAACACGATTAACATCTCTTTAGAGCCTTTTAGCAATACTTTGGATGAATTGGTCGTGATCGGATACGGTTCTGTCCGTAAAGCAAATGTTACTTCTTCCATTTCTTCTATCTCTGAAAAAGATTTTAAGGACCAACCCGTAGCTGGAATAGATCAAGCACTGCAGGGTAAAGTCGCAGGTGTAACGGTGACCAACAATGGCGGTCAGCCCGGAGGGGGCGTTTCCGTTAAAGTACGTGGTATTACCTCAGTCAATGGAACAGAACCTCTTTATGTGATCGACGGAGTTCCGATCCTAACCAGTACAAACTCGGTCTCACAAGACCAACTTGGAGGAAAAGGTGGTCAGACCGAGCAGTCTGTCCTCGCCACATTAAATCCAAATGACATTTTATCGATTGACATCTTAAAAGATGCCTCGGCACAAGCTATTTACGGATCATTGGGTGCCAATGGCGTAATCCTAGTCACAACTAAGAAAGGAAAAGCCGGTGAAGGTAAATTTACCTATGATGGCTATTATGGTATCCAGCAGGTGGCAAAAAAACTCAACATCATGAACTTGCCACAGTACGCAACCTATTATAATTCATTAATCCCCGAAGTATTCAAAGCTTCTGGAACTGCACTCAACGAGATCGGTGAACTCAAAGATCCCACAATATTGGGTAAGGGTACCGATTGGCAAGATGCATTATTCCAAACTGGCCATACGAGCAATCATCAATTAGCATTCTCTGGAGGGCACAACAAAACGTCTTACTATTTTTCGCTCAATTCATTTGATCAAAAGGGTACCATTATTGGTTCAGATTTTAATCGGTTAGCCAGTAGGTTTGCGTTGGACCAAGAAGTGAAACCTTGGTTAAAAGCAGGTATTACCGCAAATTTATCCCGTTCTAATCAAGGGATTACACTTACCGACGGAGTAGAAACGCCCACCGCAATCGTTTTATACAATAGTCCTGCAACCCCTATTAAAGATGCAAATGGCAACTATATCACGACAAGTTCTTTAGGTAACAATACCTTTGGCAATGCCAATGGCAATCCAATTGCTACTGCACTTTTGCGTGAAGTAAATGCGATCCAAAATAAAGCTTTTGGTAATATTTATGCGGAACTGAAATTTACCGATTATCTGACGCTAAGAAATGAAGTAAACTATGATTTCCAATTAGCAGAAAATACCGCATTCCAGCCCAAAATAGATAATCAGAATACTGGTCAAAGTATTCTTTCTCCCAGTAAATTGCGAGAAGATCGAAACACAAGTCATTTTTGGGCTTTGAGAAATTTCTTAAATTTCAACAAAGGATTTGGTGCTAAACACTGGGTGTCGGCCGTATTAGGACATGAAGCTCAGGAATCACACTATAATGGACATTACATCAGTGCCATCGACCTGGATCAAAATATCAAATCTATTAATGCAGGAACTGTGGTACCTTCCGGAACAAACTCCACCACCAGTTCATGGGCTATGGAATCTTATTTCGGTCGCGCGAGCTATACATTCGACAATAAATATGCGATCTCCGGATCCCTACGTCGTGATGGGGCTTCGAGCTTTGGAGAAAATAGGAAACATGGAACTTTTACAGCGATCTCCGGTGCATGGACAGTGACTTCGGAAAAGTTTGCTAAAAACTGGAATGCGATCGATTATCTCAAATTTCGTGTTGGTTATGGTACAGTAGGAAATCAGAATTCTCCGGTTCAAAATGCATACTCTACCAATATTCGCCTCTTCCCTATTTCTCCATTTGGCAAAGGAGGTATTCCCGCCAATGTCGGAAATCCAAATTTAGGATGGGAGTCTGTGAAAACGACAAATGCAGGTTTTGACTTAACCCTATTGAAGAAAAAATTAGAAATAACCGTGGATGTTTATAATAAAGTGACCACGGATATGATTCTTTCCACAACACTACCAGTATTTGCAGGATTAGACCCAAACCCACCCTACAATGCCTATAAAGAAATTGAACCTCCGGTTACAAATGCGGGTAAAATGTCCAATAAAGGTATTGATATCGGAATCACCAGTTACAATATACAACGGGACAATTTCACTTGGAAAACAAGCGTTGTATTTTCACACTATAAAAATAAATTGGTTAGCCTAAACTCGGAAAATGCGTTATTGCGTGGCGTAGAGCAAGATTTCACGGGTTCTACTTCTGTCGTTAACATTACGCGAGCAGGACATGCAGTCGGTACCTTCTATGGTTATGTCACGGACGGATTATTCCGTTCCATGGACGAACTCAATAATGGCACGGATTGGGGATTGGCTGTAGGTCCAACAGGTTTATATTTAGGAGATGTACGGTATAAGGATTTAAATGGTGATGGAAAAATAGGATCTGAAGACGTGACCACTATTGGAGATCCTAACCCGACCTTCAATTACGGGATCACTAATAATTTTACCTACAAAAACTTTGACGTATCTATTTTCCTACAAGGAGTGCAGGGTTCAAAAATTTTTAACTGGACAAAGAAATATACCGAATCACTTTCAAATCCTTTTTTAAATCAATCTGCTGATGTTTTAAACCGCTATACAGAATCCAATCCCAACGCATCTATTCCGCGTTTTGTCAACCAATGGCACAGTAACAATACCAAAAATTCTGACCGCTATATTGAAGATGGCTCTTATTTGAGGATTCAAAATATTGCCATTGGCTATAACCTTCCGGAACGTTGGATGAAATCGGTGAAAGCCTCTAGTGCAAGAATTTATTTATCCGCACAAAACTTATATACGTTTACCAAATACTCCGGATATGATCCCGAGATCGGTTCTTTCAATAAATCAGTCTTGTCTCAAAATGTGGATAATGGTCACTATCCAAATCCAAGAACATTTACGATCGGAGCTAACATTCAATTCTAA